Genomic DNA from Pongo pygmaeus isolate AG05252 chromosome 16, NHGRI_mPonPyg2-v2.0_pri, whole genome shotgun sequence:
TGAAGTGGACCTCCCAGGCCACTGTACTGATCAAGCAAGGGGCCCTGCTGTCACATACAGAGCAAAGGGCTTTGCTGTCAGCACTCTGCTGAGCCGCCCAGCTCGTCCAACCATGTGACCCCAGCTCAAATACTTAAACTCTTGCAACCTCAtttcttcttctataaaatgTGCTAAATTTTTCTTATCCGGCAGGGTAAGAGGATTAAATGACACAgtggcacctggcacatagtaggtactgaTGAACGTCTACTGAATCTGGTTCTTCTGGCACTCAGCTCAGGTCGGGAGGAATGGCTGAGGATGGCTGGGCAGGGGGACAGTCCGCTCTTTGTTTTTTCCCTGTAGCAGAATTATTCCAAAGATTCTTAGAGGAAAAGATCACCCAACACCTTTGAGGCTTAAACACCTAATCCTTATAACCACCTTGAAGGTAACAATTCCTCCCACACTTGACAAATGAGGAAGTGACGCCCAGCAAGGTTCAGACATCTGTCCTGGGTCTGACAGCAAATAAGTCACCAGTCAGTCACTTGAGCTCCCGGGGCCACTTTCTTCACGTACAAAACTGGGGGTGCAGAGATTGACGGGGTGACTAACGAAGGCACAGGAACCTGAAGGAGGCCCGGGCTCAGTGTGACACCTGGCTGCACCCAGCATATTTTAGTTCCTTACTTCCCACCCCAGGCACAAAGGAGCTGAGTGGGCCCAGCCAGGGGCAGTCACGGAGCTGCGGGGGAGGTTGGCAGGGAAAGGGAAACGCTTCCCCAGCCCAGACCCTAGCTCCCTCTGGCTGCGGGGAGCCAAGGCCCCGGCCCATTAGTCTGTCCTTCTAAACTGGAAGCAGGCTGGTCCCGTTTGTTTCCAGGGAAAGCGGGTTAGGACTGCCTGTGGAAGGCCCCGTTGCAGGCTCCTCACCACCCCAGTGGTAGACATTATTCCCCCCACGCAGAGGAAACGAAGGATCTGTGAGTGACTGACACGGCGATAAGCCAAGTCTAACTTGGctcaagatctttttttttttttttttgctgggaggGACTGGTGAGGCTGCAGCAGAGGGTCCCCCAAGCTTTCTGGCAAGTGACCTGGGTGGGTGTCCGTGACTGTACCTGCTCAGGGTTTGCCTCTAGCTGCCTCCGAACCCTGCCCTTTTCCAGGCTGGTGGCCCAGGGGATGCAGGAACAGCTCTAGTCTACTAAGCTGAACCCGGACTCAATGCTAACGCGTTGCCCCCACCGCCTCGAGGGTTGGAATGGGCCTGTCACTAGGCCACCTCCAAGGAAACAAATCCCTCTTCCCACTCATTCAGGGGCCTCAGCTTGAAGCTAGACTGGAGCAATCGCCACGCACCGCTCCCCTGCAAGGCAGCACGTCCAGAGCGAAACAAAGAGTCAAGGGTTGTGGCTCCTGGAACCGGCATTCCCTCTGTCCACAGCCGCCCCAGGACTCTGCTGGGCCGGGGTCGGGGCTTTCCACTAGGGGCTCCCAAGGCTACGAGCCAAGAACCCATGCAGATGAAGGTACGGTGGGGTGCAGGGGCAGAAAGAGCAGGGAAAATGGGCAGGCCAGAAAGCCGACTTGGAACCCTGCAGTGTCATCGCGGCCAAGTGTCTTCACCTCGCAGGGCCCGAGTCCTCCTCGGTAAATGAGTCCACTCACTCCCCCGGGGCGGTTGGGTGGCTTTAACAAGCCAGTGAGCCCCGGATCACCGCACTCTCCTCACAGGTGCCCCAACCTGGCGTCCGTCACGCTGTCGGGCTGCGGCCACGTTACCGACGACTGCCTGGCGCGCCTGCTGCGCTGCTGCCCACGCCTGCGCTCACTGCGCCTGGAGAACTGCGCGCGCGTCACCAACCGCACGCTGGCTGCCGTGGCGGCGGACGGGCGCGCGCTGCAGACATTGCACGTGGACTTCTGCCGCAACGTGAGCGCGGCCGGCCTGCGCCGCCTGCGCGCCGCGTGCCCGCGCCTGGCCCTCCGGGCAGAACACAGCGCCGCCATGCTGCCCGACCAGCCCCCGCGCTCGCGCGCGTCCGCCGCGGCCCTCGGCAAGCTGCTG
This window encodes:
- the FBXL22 gene encoding F-box and leucine-rich protein 22 isoform X1; the protein is MWPLPTMHITQLNRECLLHLFSFLDKDSRKSLARTCSQLHDVFEDPALWSLLHFRSLTELQKDNFLLGPALRSLSICWHSSRVQVCSIEDWLKSAFQRSICSRHESLVNDFLLRVCDRGLSLKLDWSNRHAPLPCKAARPERNKESRVVAPGTGIPSVHSRPRTLLGRGRGFPLGAPKATSQEPMQMKVPQPGVRHAVGLRPRYRRLPGAPAALLPTPALTAPGELRARHQPHAGCRGGGRARAADIARGLLPQRERGRPAPPARRVPAPGPPGRTQRRHAARPAPALARVRRGPRQAAAALDAAPPRPPGKEPSPRPSWLRTQLFHLQTTTASSEPHFPRLHSGDKKAYLTLRFYT
- the FBXL22 gene encoding F-box and leucine-rich protein 22 isoform X2, coding for MWPLPTMHITQLNRECLLHLFSFLDKDSRKSLARTCSQLHDVFEDPALWSLLHFRSLTELQKDNFLLGPALRSLSICWHSSRVQVCSIEDWLKSAFQRSICSRHESLVNDFLLRVCDRGLSLKLDWSNRHAPLPCKAARPERNKESRVVAPGTGIPSVHSRPRTLLGRGRGFPLGAPKATSQEPMQMKVRWGAGAERAGKMGRPESRLGTLQCHRGQVSSPRRARVLLGAPTWRPSRCRAAATLPTTAWRACCAAAHACAHCAWRTARASPTARWLPWRRTGARCRHCTWTSAAT